GCATAGGTGAAGTTGGCCAGTTGCAGCAGCAAGAAGCCGATGAAAAAGTCCGGGCTGATGCTGTCGAAGCGAATCACCGCCGCACCGGCAACCGCCACCAGCGCCGCCACCAACGCCCAGGGGTTGAAGCGCCGGTTCAGGGCATCTTCGATCAGGGTCACGTGCAAGGGCGTGAGAATGGTGAACAGCAGCACCTCCGGCACCGTCAGCACGCGGAAGCTCAGGTACAGGCAGACATAGGTGATGCCGTACTGCAGCGCACCGATCAGCAGCATCGAACGCATGAAGCGCGCTTCGACCTGGCGCCAGCGGGTCAGCGGCAGGAACACCAGGCCGGCCAGCAACACCCGCGCCAGCACGGCGAAATAGCTGTCGACATGCCCGGCCAGGTACTCGCCGATCAGGCTGAAGGAAAACGCCTGGATCAGCGCGACGATCAATAAATAGCCCATGTTGGCCCCTTGCTGTGGAGGCGGCGACCTTAACGGTTAGCGGCTAGCCCGGCAATAGTCGCTGGCAAGGCCGG
This portion of the Pseudomonas sp. SORT22 genome encodes:
- a CDS encoding carboxylate/amino acid/amine transporter, whose product is MGYLLIVALIQAFSFSLIGEYLAGHVDSYFAVLARVLLAGLVFLPLTRWRQVEARFMRSMLLIGALQYGITYVCLYLSFRVLTVPEVLLFTILTPLHVTLIEDALNRRFNPWALVAALVAVAGAAVIRFDSISPDFFIGFLLLQLANFTYAAGQVLYRHLIARNPSDLPHYRRFGYFYLGALLVVLPAFLLFGNSQHLPSTEVQWLVLLFLGLCPTALGLYWWNKGACLVSGGTLAVMNNLHVPVGLLLNLLIWNQHEPLGRLFIGGAVILASLWLSRLGTQRPLLAGQGRG